In a single window of the Acidimicrobiales bacterium genome:
- a CDS encoding electron transfer flavoprotein subunit alpha/FixB family protein: protein MAIDKIWVLVDVVDGKAASGGLELLTAARGFGSAVDAVVWGPGASSAAAALGSHGAGRLLAVSELGDGLAGAPVASALAERINGGEAPDAILGSSSYDCRDIIGRLSAKLDRPVISNIVGIAKEGDALVTEHAIFGGTQIARARFTAAGPGLFIVRPKTFAAEESGGGAPEVVELAVGDIGATGAAKVLDRHVEEREGPTLDEAAVVVSGGRGLGGAEGYALIEELAKLLNGAAGASRAIVDAGWVPYSHQVGQTGKTVKPTVYIACGISGATQHMVGMKGSKNIVAINKDAEAPIFSIADLGVVGDVHKVLPKLIDAVKAKK from the coding sequence ATGGCAATCGACAAGATCTGGGTCCTGGTCGACGTCGTCGACGGCAAGGCGGCGTCGGGCGGTCTCGAGCTGCTGACCGCGGCGCGCGGATTCGGCTCGGCGGTGGACGCCGTGGTCTGGGGCCCGGGCGCCTCCTCCGCTGCCGCCGCCCTCGGCTCCCACGGCGCGGGGCGCCTGCTGGCGGTGTCCGAGCTCGGTGACGGCCTGGCCGGAGCGCCCGTGGCCAGCGCCCTGGCGGAGCGGATCAACGGCGGCGAGGCGCCCGACGCCATCCTCGGCAGCTCGAGCTACGACTGCCGCGACATCATCGGCCGGCTGTCGGCCAAGCTCGACCGGCCGGTGATCTCCAACATCGTCGGGATCGCCAAGGAGGGGGACGCCCTCGTCACCGAGCACGCCATCTTCGGCGGGACCCAGATAGCCCGGGCCCGCTTCACCGCCGCCGGGCCGGGCCTGTTCATCGTGCGGCCCAAGACCTTCGCGGCCGAGGAGTCCGGCGGGGGCGCGCCCGAGGTGGTCGAGCTGGCCGTCGGGGACATCGGCGCCACGGGCGCCGCCAAGGTGCTGGACCGCCACGTCGAGGAGCGCGAGGGGCCGACGCTCGACGAGGCGGCCGTGGTCGTCTCCGGCGGCCGGGGCCTGGGCGGGGCCGAGGGCTACGCCCTGATCGAGGAGCTGGCCAAGCTCCTCAACGGGGCGGCCGGCGCGTCGCGCGCCATCGTCGACGCCGGCTGGGTGCCGTACTCCCACCAGGTGGGCCAGACCGGCAAGACGGTGAAGCCGACGGTGTACATCGCCTGTGGCATCTCGGGCGCGACCCAGCACATGGTGGGGATGAAGGGCTCCAAGAACATCGTCGCCATCAACAAGGACGCCGAGGCCCCGATCTTCTCGATCGCCGACCTGGGCGTGGTCGGTGACGTGCACAAGGTGCTCCCCAAGCTGATCGACGCCGTCAAGGCCAAGAAGTAG
- a CDS encoding electron transfer flavoprotein subunit beta/FixA family protein, protein MNVVVCVKQIPDPAAPGQLDPGSKTLKREGKLILDDSDAYGVEMALRLAEKAGGGEVTLVSMAPNGETSGLRTALAMGAAKAILVSDDALAGSDALGTAKVLAAAIKRTEFDLVVAATESTDGYTGTTPAQMAELLDLPSVTFAKSVDVGDGKVKVNRQTEAGYDEVECPLPALVTVTAGVVEPRYPSFKGIMAARSKPVEQLTAADLGLSADEVGGKGARQEVVDVAPAEERKAGEKITDEGDAHERVVAFLAELKLI, encoded by the coding sequence ATGAACGTCGTCGTATGCGTGAAGCAGATACCGGACCCGGCCGCCCCCGGGCAGCTGGACCCCGGCAGCAAGACCCTCAAGCGCGAGGGAAAGCTGATCCTCGACGACTCGGACGCCTACGGCGTGGAGATGGCCCTGCGGCTGGCCGAGAAGGCCGGCGGCGGTGAGGTGACCCTCGTGTCGATGGCCCCCAACGGGGAGACCAGCGGGCTGCGCACGGCGCTGGCCATGGGCGCGGCCAAGGCCATCCTGGTGAGTGACGACGCCCTCGCGGGGAGTGACGCCCTAGGGACCGCCAAGGTGCTGGCCGCCGCCATCAAGCGCACCGAGTTCGACCTGGTCGTGGCGGCCACCGAGTCCACCGACGGCTATACCGGCACCACGCCCGCGCAGATGGCCGAGCTGCTCGACCTGCCGTCGGTGACCTTCGCCAAGTCGGTCGACGTGGGCGACGGGAAGGTCAAGGTCAACCGGCAGACCGAGGCGGGCTACGACGAGGTGGAGTGCCCGCTCCCCGCCCTCGTGACCGTGACCGCCGGCGTGGTCGAGCCGCGCTACCCGTCGTTCAAGGGGATCATGGCGGCGCGCAGCAAGCCCGTCGAGCAGCTGACCGCTGCCGACCTCGGCCTGTCGGCCGACGAGGTGGGTGGGAAGGGTGCCCGCCAGGAGGTCGTCGACGTGGCCCCGGCCGAGGAGCGCAAGGCGGGAGAGAAGATCACCGACGAGGGCGACGCCCACGAGCGCGTCGTCGCCTTCCTGGCCGAGCTGAAGCTCATCTAG
- a CDS encoding ATP-binding protein — MDEVRLVVPAGPEFVRLARVTATGLASRLGFSYDEIEDLRLAVDELCHAVIGPSGRAGIVTLRYLMEDEGLCVEGRGHFDPGGPPVALSDLAHQILSALADEHDVREDDGQPTVWFRKRAREGRGPDGNGRHAD; from the coding sequence GTGGATGAAGTGCGCCTGGTCGTCCCGGCGGGCCCCGAGTTCGTGCGACTGGCGCGGGTCACAGCCACCGGGTTGGCCAGCCGACTGGGGTTCAGCTACGACGAGATCGAGGACCTCCGGCTGGCGGTCGACGAGCTCTGCCACGCCGTCATCGGGCCGTCGGGACGCGCCGGCATCGTGACCCTGCGCTATCTGATGGAGGACGAGGGCCTGTGCGTCGAGGGCCGCGGCCACTTCGATCCCGGCGGGCCGCCGGTCGCCCTGTCCGACCTCGCCCACCAGATCCTGTCTGCACTGGCCGACGAGCACGACGTGCGCGAGGACGACGGCCAGCCCACGGTGTGGTTCCGGAAGCGGGCCCGAGAGGGACGCGGCCCCGACGGGAACGGGCGGCATGCCGACTGA
- a CDS encoding SigB/SigF/SigG family RNA polymerase sigma factor → MPTEPQARPQRDRPPEKEQRDELRQQFAEFATSRDPALREQLVNAHLGLAEYLARRFANRGEQLDDLIQVASIGLVKAVDRFDPERAVEFSTYATHTIVGELKRHFRDKGWAVRAPRRLQELYLRLGQVVATLSQQLGRSPTIAELAVEVQASEEEVLEALEAGQAYRFASLDAPAPGPDDEGSSTLASQLGEDDPTMSAAEDRAALSPLLDKLPPREQRILFLRFFQGLTQSEIAAQLGISQMHVSRLLARSLAQLRAVAAEG, encoded by the coding sequence ATGCCGACTGAGCCCCAGGCCCGCCCCCAGCGGGACCGTCCCCCGGAGAAGGAGCAGCGCGACGAGCTGCGCCAGCAGTTCGCCGAGTTCGCCACCTCCCGGGACCCGGCTCTCCGGGAGCAGCTGGTCAACGCCCATCTCGGGTTGGCCGAGTACCTGGCCCGCCGCTTCGCCAACCGGGGCGAGCAGCTCGACGACCTCATCCAGGTGGCTTCCATCGGTCTGGTGAAAGCCGTCGACCGCTTCGACCCCGAGCGGGCGGTCGAGTTCTCGACGTACGCCACCCACACCATCGTCGGGGAGCTCAAGCGCCACTTCCGGGACAAGGGCTGGGCGGTGCGGGCCCCCCGCCGGCTCCAGGAGCTGTACCTCCGGCTGGGCCAGGTGGTGGCCACGCTGTCCCAGCAGCTGGGCCGCTCCCCGACCATCGCCGAGTTGGCCGTCGAGGTGCAGGCCTCCGAAGAGGAGGTGCTCGAGGCGCTGGAGGCGGGCCAGGCCTACCGGTTCGCCTCTCTGGACGCCCCCGCCCCCGGCCCCGACGACGAGGGCTCATCCACGCTGGCCAGCCAGCTGGGTGAGGACGACCCCACCATGTCCGCCGCCGAGGACCGCGCCGCCCTGTCTCCCCTGCTCGACAAGCTGCCCCCGCGGGAGCAGCGCATCCTGTTCCTCCGCTTCTTCCAGGGCCTCACCCAGTCGGAGATCGCCGCCCAGCTGGGGATCAGCCAGATGCACGTGTCCCGGCTGCTGGCCCGCTCCCTGGCCCAGCTGCGCGCGGTGGCCGCCGAGGGCTGA
- a CDS encoding diacylglycerol kinase family protein — MRLQLIVNVSASGVTPRVRVVIAEALAARHDLEVVLTAARGHATELAAEAAADGRDAVVVLGGDGTLNEAANGLAGTSTALAVMPGGSTNVFARTIGVPADPVDATGQLLDTLQAWDERRDGFEALRRRVGMGVVNGRRFLFHLGVGFDAAVIDRVERRGVLKRYAGHPVFVMAAVQTLVRGYDRRRPRFRVEADGDSLDNGYFAVFLNSDPYTYLGRRPLHLAPGADLDSGLSVVAFTALGARSLLGVAGRALGSGRRVARHPRIWARTGLPAAEVWSHAEAGPVPYQVDGDYLGLADHLALAHTPGVLELMVPAAPGATPAGPGTLTEPATDAPPGPEPRRRRLRSRLRRGR, encoded by the coding sequence GTGCGCCTGCAGCTGATCGTCAACGTCTCGGCGTCAGGGGTCACGCCTCGGGTCCGGGTGGTCATTGCCGAGGCCCTGGCCGCCCGGCACGACCTGGAGGTGGTGCTGACCGCGGCCCGCGGCCACGCCACCGAGCTGGCCGCCGAGGCGGCCGCCGACGGACGCGACGCGGTGGTGGTGCTCGGGGGCGACGGCACCCTCAACGAGGCCGCCAACGGCCTGGCGGGGACGTCGACGGCGCTGGCGGTGATGCCGGGCGGCTCGACCAACGTGTTCGCCCGGACCATCGGGGTCCCGGCCGACCCCGTCGACGCAACCGGCCAGCTCCTCGACACCCTCCAGGCGTGGGACGAGCGGCGCGACGGGTTCGAGGCGCTGCGCCGGCGGGTGGGCATGGGCGTGGTCAACGGCCGGCGCTTCCTGTTCCACCTGGGCGTGGGGTTCGACGCCGCCGTGATCGACCGGGTCGAGCGGCGCGGCGTGCTCAAGCGCTACGCCGGCCACCCGGTGTTCGTGATGGCGGCGGTCCAGACCCTCGTGCGCGGCTACGACCGGCGCCGGCCCCGCTTCCGGGTCGAGGCCGACGGGGACAGCCTCGACAACGGGTACTTCGCCGTGTTCCTGAACAGCGACCCGTACACCTATCTGGGTCGGCGTCCCCTCCACCTGGCCCCCGGGGCCGACCTCGACTCGGGCCTGTCGGTCGTGGCGTTCACCGCCCTCGGGGCCCGGTCCCTCCTCGGGGTGGCCGGCCGCGCCCTCGGCTCGGGCCGGCGGGTGGCCCGCCACCCCCGCATCTGGGCCCGGACGGGCCTGCCCGCCGCCGAGGTGTGGTCCCACGCCGAGGCGGGGCCCGTCCCGTACCAGGTCGACGGGGACTACCTCGGGCTGGCCGACCACCTGGCCCTGGCCCACACCCCCGGGGTGCTGGAGCTGATGGTGCCGGCGGCGCCGGGCGCCACCCCGGCTGGACCGGGGACCCTGACCGAGCCCGCTACCGACGCTCCCCCCGGGCCGGAGCCCCGGCGTCGACGGCTGCGGTCACGTCTGCGACGCGGTCGGTGA
- a CDS encoding glycerophosphodiester phosphodiesterase — protein sequence MLVLGHRGTGAGEGENTLGGFTEALRGGADGVELDVRRTADGALAVHHDAVVAGLGPLAGLRVRDLPPHVPLLEAALDACASGVVNVEVKNGPHEPGFDPDELTAREVAALLAARPDRLAAGALIVSSFTPATLDAVVATAPEVPVGLLTVPAFDQQQALGLAVERGYAALHPHHEAVTEALARAVHAAGLLLNTWTVNEPERAVWLAACGVDAVITDRVADVTAAVDAGAPARGERR from the coding sequence GTGTTGGTCCTGGGCCACCGCGGGACGGGTGCCGGAGAGGGCGAGAACACCCTCGGCGGCTTCACCGAGGCCCTGCGTGGCGGCGCCGACGGGGTGGAGCTCGACGTCCGGCGCACGGCCGACGGCGCCCTCGCCGTGCACCACGACGCGGTGGTTGCCGGGCTCGGTCCGCTGGCCGGCCTCCGGGTCCGCGACCTGCCCCCCCACGTCCCGCTCCTCGAGGCCGCCCTCGACGCCTGCGCCTCGGGAGTGGTGAACGTGGAGGTCAAGAACGGGCCCCACGAGCCGGGCTTCGATCCCGACGAGCTGACGGCCCGGGAAGTGGCGGCCCTCCTGGCCGCCCGGCCCGACCGACTGGCGGCCGGGGCCCTGATCGTGTCCTCGTTCACCCCCGCCACCCTCGACGCGGTGGTGGCCACCGCGCCCGAGGTGCCGGTGGGCTTGCTGACCGTGCCCGCCTTCGATCAGCAGCAGGCCCTGGGCCTCGCCGTCGAGCGCGGCTACGCCGCCCTTCACCCCCACCACGAGGCGGTGACCGAGGCGCTGGCCCGGGCGGTCCACGCCGCCGGCCTGCTCCTCAACACCTGGACCGTCAACGAGCCCGAGCGGGCCGTGTGGCTGGCCGCCTGCGGGGTCGACGCCGTGATCACCGACCGCGTCGCAGACGTGACCGCAGCCGTCGACGCCGGGGCTCCGGCCCGGGGGGAGCGTCGGTAG
- a CDS encoding WhiB family transcriptional regulator: MTWSRSIDWDTGDWRTVALCRDTDPDLFFPIGTTGPALEQIEDAKAVCRECPALEPCLEFALATNQESGVWGGTSEEERRKLRRSWLAAQRKAS, encoded by the coding sequence CTGACGTGGAGCCGATCGATCGACTGGGACACCGGAGATTGGCGGACCGTGGCGTTGTGCCGGGACACCGATCCGGACCTCTTCTTCCCGATCGGGACCACGGGACCGGCCCTCGAGCAGATCGAGGATGCCAAGGCCGTCTGCCGGGAGTGCCCGGCGCTGGAGCCGTGCCTCGAGTTCGCCCTCGCCACCAACCAGGAGTCGGGGGTCTGGGGCGGGACGTCGGAGGAGGAGCGCCGCAAGCTGCGCCGCTCCTGGCTGGCCGCCCAGCGCAAGGCTTCCTAG
- a CDS encoding histidine kinase N-terminal domain-containing protein, producing the protein MSETLPDGLSSDDVAHLRSLIASWGMLADLCFADLLLFTPVEAGDLSRFVVVGQMRPSTNPTLYREDMVGRVYTEAERPSLTSAFSSGTIMEGEYQPPGGERARVQCIPVRRLGRVLAVITRESAPTVGRRTGELERVYVETFDRLARMIVSGAYPFGGGEEWAGESPRVGDGVLLVDTGGRIVYGSPNAVSALHRMGVTSNVEGAKLEELGLEAHSVGRALNAAVPVTEEVERRPDTSVLVRTIPLLEETRPTGAIVLLRDVTDLRRRDRLLVSKDATIREVHHRVKNNLQTISSLLRLQGRRLGSEEARTALQEAERRIRSIAMVHEVLSRDPGDQVALAEIVRSLTHMAEDAAVSFEGPVRIELDGQPGEVPAEVATPLAVVLAELLQNAVEHAFAGSGPWELSRRRVGIEFHNDGQELAVMVWDNGCGLPDGFDVDRTTSLGLSLVRDLVTGQLAGTITMAVDEGTRVTITLPLPEPEGLA; encoded by the coding sequence ATGAGCGAGACCCTTCCCGACGGGCTGTCCTCCGACGACGTGGCCCACCTGCGGTCGCTGATCGCGTCGTGGGGGATGCTGGCCGACCTGTGCTTCGCCGATCTCCTGCTGTTCACGCCGGTGGAGGCAGGAGACCTGAGCCGCTTCGTGGTGGTGGGCCAGATGCGCCCCAGCACCAATCCGACGCTCTACCGGGAGGACATGGTCGGGCGGGTCTACACCGAGGCGGAGCGCCCCTCCCTGACCAGTGCGTTCAGCTCGGGCACGATCATGGAGGGGGAGTACCAGCCTCCGGGCGGGGAGCGGGCCCGCGTGCAGTGCATCCCAGTGCGCCGGTTGGGGAGGGTGCTGGCGGTGATCACCCGCGAGTCGGCCCCCACGGTCGGGCGGCGCACGGGAGAGCTGGAGCGGGTGTACGTGGAGACGTTCGATCGCCTCGCCCGGATGATCGTGAGCGGGGCGTATCCCTTCGGTGGCGGCGAGGAGTGGGCTGGGGAGTCCCCCCGCGTCGGTGACGGCGTGCTGCTGGTCGACACCGGCGGGCGCATCGTCTACGGGTCGCCGAACGCGGTGAGCGCCCTGCACCGCATGGGCGTGACGAGCAACGTCGAGGGCGCCAAGCTCGAAGAGCTCGGCCTCGAGGCGCACTCGGTCGGCCGGGCTCTGAACGCGGCGGTGCCCGTGACCGAGGAGGTGGAGCGCCGCCCGGACACGAGCGTGCTGGTGCGCACCATCCCGCTGCTGGAGGAGACCCGCCCGACCGGCGCCATCGTCCTCCTCCGTGACGTCACCGACCTGCGCCGGCGGGACCGGCTCCTGGTGTCGAAGGACGCCACCATCCGCGAGGTCCACCACCGGGTGAAGAACAACCTGCAGACGATCTCCTCGCTCCTGCGGCTGCAGGGCCGCCGGCTGGGATCGGAGGAGGCCCGCACCGCCCTGCAGGAGGCCGAGCGGCGGATCCGCTCGATTGCCATGGTGCACGAGGTGTTGTCGCGCGACCCCGGTGATCAGGTCGCGCTCGCCGAGATCGTGCGCTCGCTCACCCACATGGCCGAGGACGCCGCCGTCTCCTTCGAGGGGCCGGTGCGGATCGAGCTGGACGGGCAGCCGGGTGAGGTGCCCGCCGAGGTGGCCACGCCGTTGGCGGTGGTCCTGGCCGAGCTGCTGCAGAACGCCGTCGAGCACGCCTTTGCCGGGTCGGGGCCGTGGGAGCTGAGCCGGCGCCGGGTCGGCATCGAGTTCCACAACGACGGCCAGGAGCTGGCAGTCATGGTGTGGGACAACGGTTGCGGCCTGCCCGACGGATTCGACGTGGACCGCACGACCAGCCTGGGGCTGTCGCTGGTCCGCGACCTCGTGACCGGTCAGCTGGCGGGGACGATCACCATGGCGGTCGACGAGGGGACCCGGGTGACGATCACCCTTCCGCTCCCGGAGCCCGAAGGCCTCGCCTAG
- a CDS encoding ArsA-related P-loop ATPase, which translates to MTPTRTAGAAHSVDQLLAAKEIAVSCGSGGVGKTTVAAAAAAMAAVRHGGKVLVLTVDPARRLANALGLAGIGNDEHPVPPEAFRNSGVTPRGELWAAMLDTKQSWDALVRRHAPDTATAEKILGNPLYRNISGRFVQSHDYIAMERLYELHTEGRYDLIVVDTPPTRNAIDFLEAPQRMSDFFSSRLLRWLIAPYRSRIVNFASRPFYQVADRVLGTQFLQDIAEFFILFQTMYDGFIERAQAVSRLLHDRRTTFLVVSTLEASPLNEAEFFIDALNERKLHLGAVVLNRVLPDYLLNEAATGVAERIAASAPELAETLGPEVGEPSSVERVLVEISESFLNFQVVAQREAEQRGELAVSPDVIATVPFFETDITDLSGLLRLGQHFWG; encoded by the coding sequence GTGACGCCGACGCGGACGGCGGGCGCCGCCCACTCGGTCGACCAGCTGCTGGCGGCCAAGGAGATCGCGGTGTCGTGCGGCTCGGGCGGTGTTGGCAAGACGACGGTGGCGGCCGCCGCCGCGGCCATGGCCGCCGTTCGCCACGGCGGCAAGGTCCTGGTGCTGACCGTCGACCCCGCCCGCCGACTGGCCAACGCCCTGGGCCTGGCGGGCATCGGCAACGATGAGCATCCCGTCCCCCCCGAGGCTTTCCGCAACTCGGGTGTGACCCCGCGGGGTGAGTTGTGGGCGGCCATGCTCGACACCAAGCAGTCATGGGACGCCTTGGTCCGTCGCCACGCTCCCGACACCGCCACCGCCGAGAAGATCCTCGGCAACCCGCTGTACCGCAACATCTCGGGCCGCTTCGTGCAGAGCCACGACTACATCGCCATGGAGCGGCTCTACGAGCTGCACACCGAGGGCCGCTACGACCTGATCGTGGTCGACACGCCGCCCACGCGCAACGCCATCGACTTCCTCGAGGCGCCGCAGCGGATGAGCGACTTCTTCTCCAGCCGGCTGCTGCGGTGGCTCATAGCCCCGTACCGGTCGCGGATAGTGAACTTCGCCTCGCGGCCGTTTTACCAGGTGGCGGACCGGGTGCTCGGCACGCAGTTCCTGCAGGACATCGCCGAGTTCTTCATCCTGTTCCAGACGATGTACGACGGGTTCATCGAGCGGGCCCAGGCCGTGTCGCGGCTGCTCCACGACCGGCGCACCACGTTCCTCGTCGTGAGCACCCTCGAGGCCTCCCCGCTCAACGAGGCGGAGTTCTTCATCGACGCCCTCAACGAGCGCAAGCTGCACCTGGGCGCGGTCGTGCTCAACCGGGTGCTCCCCGACTACCTGCTCAACGAGGCCGCCACCGGGGTGGCCGAGCGCATCGCCGCCTCGGCGCCCGAGCTGGCCGAGACCCTCGGCCCCGAGGTGGGTGAGCCGTCCTCGGTCGAGCGGGTCCTGGTGGAGATATCCGAGAGCTTCCTCAACTTCCAGGTCGTCGCGCAGCGCGAGGCGGAACAGCGCGGCGAGCTGGCCGTGAGCCCCGACGTGATCGCGACCGTGCCGTTCTTCGAGACCGACATCACCGATCTCTCCGGCCTGCTGCGCCTCGGCCAGCACTTCTGGGGCTGA